CATCTAAATTTTCTAAACCTTTTTTCGACTCAATTTGCACTAAAACACAAATTTCATCCTCGGCATGTTGCAAATAATCACCAATATTATTCCAACGTGATGCACGGGCTAATGCTGCGCCCACACCACGAATACCTTCAGGTGGGTAACGCGTTGCACTAACCATCAGCTCTGCCTGCTCTGCTGACTCAACCATCGGAATCAGTAAAGTTTGTGCACCCACATCTAACAATTGTTTAATGAGTGGCACACTGCCTGTCACAGGGCGTACAACGGCCTGACTTGCATAGGGTGCTATCACCTGTAACTGCTCTAAAATACTACGAATGTCATTTGGTGCATGTTCACCATCGATCAACAACCAATCATAGCCTGCATTGGCAGCAATTTCTGCACAGTAACTATTTGCTAAACCGACCCACATGCCAATCTGTTGTTGTGTTTTAAGCTTTTGTTTAAATGTATTTTTCGGATTTAACATGATCTATACCTCAACTGAATACGCAATTACATAAAACGAAATGCCACTGAACCCAGTTGGTCATAATCAATATGAAAAGTATCACCTGCTTGTGCAGCCACAGGACGGGTAAACGAACCGCCTAAAATAATTTGTCCTGCTTCCAAGGTCACACCATAAGGATGTAATTTGTTGGCTAACCATGCTACGCCTTTAGCAGGATGATTCAGTACTGCAGCGGATACACCCGATTCTTCAATCACGCCATTACGGTATAAAATCGCAGAAATACGACGTAAATCGAGTTCATTCGGTTTAATTGGACGACCACCTAACACAATACCTGCGTTGGCTGCGTTGTCAGAAATGGTATCAAATACTTTACGGGTAATTTTAGTTTCAGGATCAACATTGTGTAAACGTGCATCAATAATTTCGATAGCAGGAATAACATAATCTGTCGCATCCAACACATCAAAAATCGTACAATTTGGCCCTGAAAGTGGCTTACCTAAAATAAACGCTAACTCTACTTCCACACGTGGCACAATAAAACGTGACATCGGGATATCAGAGCCTTCCTCAAAGACCATATCATCTAATAATGCGCCATAATCAGGTTCGGTAATATTCGATGACACTTGCATCGCACGTGAAGTTAAACCGATTTTGTGCCCAACCAATTTACGCCCATTGGCAATTTTATGCGCCACCCATGCTTTTTGAATTGCATAGGCATCTTCAATGGTGATCTCAGGATATTGCAAAGAAAACTGACGCATTTGCGTACCTGATTTTTCTGCTTGATCCAGTTGTAACGCAAGTTCCTGAATTTTTGCTTTCTCTAACATCTCGATATCCTTATCTAGCCATTATTTTTTAAAAACTGGTGAATATTATTGGATTTAAAATTAAGAACAGGATCAAGTTCTGTCATTTCAAAAGAAATCGCCAATAAACGCTGATCTTTCAATGGCTGAAAAAATGCTTCAATTTTTTCAAATAATGCTGTTGCAACACGCTGTCGGGTTTCTAAATCTCGCCCAGAACCGACCTTTAAGGTCATATGGACAAAGGCGTAATCATGTAAACCATCTGCCATTCGAAATTTATCCATACGAATTGCACGGCTACGAATGCCACCTAAAGGGAAGATTCCTGTGCCACCTAAGAAATTATTCACTTGCTCGAATAAATCCTGAAAATCAACAGCATCTTCTAAATTTGCACTGTATTCCGCAATAAAATGTGGCATCAAAAATCTCCTTTTTATGATTTAAGCCATTGAATCAGGCAGTGGGAAAATCGCATTAATCTGCCCTGTACCTGAACTTGGAAATGCAGGTGTAATAATTTCTACAGCTTTGTCGTATTGATCCCAACCTAAGAGTCCAAGCAGCATTGCCGTGTCATGCATACCACCTTCGCCATAGCAGTATTCTGCATATTCAGGCAACATGTCAGTAAATTCTTTCCACTCCGCACGTTCCCACATGCCTACCACGTGCTTGTCGACTTGACGATCCCACTCACGGGTATATTCATCCATACCACGCTTATATTCACGATCCCAAATAAAACGATGTGATAATGAACCACTAGCAAATACCGCCACTGTACCGTCATATTTTTCAATCGCTTTGAGCAAACCTTCACCAAATTTACGGCTGTCTTGTAAATCATGTGAAGTTAAAAATGCAGAAACAGAGACCACTTTAAAATGTTTATCTTGGTTCATATAGCGCATCGGAACCAATGTGCCATACTCTAATTCTAAGCTTTCAATATTATGCGCTTGGGCACGAATCCCTGTTTTACAGATTTCCTCAGCCATCAACTGACCAAGTTCTGGATTACCATCGTAATCAAATTCCATATTTTGAATAAAATGCGGTAATTCATTACTGGTATAGACACCACCAAAATGTGCACCAGCATTGATATGAAAGGCACTATTGACTAACCAGTGACTATCAAAGACCACAATGGTATCGACACCTAACTGACGGCAACGGCGACCTATTTCTTTATGTCCATCAATGGCTGCCTGACGAATTCCGTTGGTCGGTCCCGGCAATTCTGATAAATACATGGACGGTACATGTGTAATTTTTGCAGCTAAAGCGAGCTTACCCATATTCTTTCTTCCTGAAATTTTAAAATACTGTATTTATTTCCCGAAGGGGGCGTTTACACACCCCATTTTGGTACATGATGTGTACCCATTGAAATACTGACGTTTTTAAGCTCGGTAAATACTTCAAAACTATATTCACCACCTTCACGACCTGTACCCGAACCTTTTACACCACCAAATGGTTGACGAAGATCACGCACGTTTTGACTGTTGATGAACACCATACCTGCTTCAATGCCTGCCGCTAAACGATGTGCTTTGGTAATGTCTTGTGTCCAAATATAAGACGCTAGACCATATTCGGTATCGTTAGCCAAGCGAAGCGCATCGGCTTCATCTTTAAATTTGATTAAACACACGACAGGGCCAAAGATTTCTTCTTGTGCAATACGCATACGGTTGTCTACGTCAGCAAATACCGTCGGTTGAATGAACTGCCCTTTTTGTAAATGCGCTGGCAAATTCAGAGGACGCTCTAAACCACCTGCAACCATGTTTGCGCCTTCTTCAAGACCAATTTTGATATAGCCTGTGACTTTGTCATAGTGTGCTTGCGTGATCATTGAACCCACTTGTGTGTTCGGATCTTGCGGATCACCGACAATGATATTTTTAGCACGACGCGCAAACTCTTTGACAAACTCATCATAAACCGATTCTTGGATGAAAATACGGCTACCCGCAGTACAACGCTCGCCATTTAAAGAGAAAATAGTAAACAATGCTGCATCTAAAGCGCGTTCTAAGTCAGCATCTTCAAAAATAAGCACTGGAGATTTACCACCAAGCTCCATAGAGTATTTTTTCAGACCCGCATTGGCCATGATCTTACGACCTGTTGCTGTACCACCTGTAAATGAAATAGCACGGACATCAGGATGTTTAACAAGTGCATCACCCGCAGTTGAACCTAAACCTTGTACTACGTTAAATACACCTTCAGGAATACCCGCTTCAAGTGCTAAGCGTCCCAATTCATTCGCCGTAATTGGAGAAAGTTCAGACATTTTGAGTACAGCAGTATTACCCAATGCTAAACATGGTGCAGTTTTCCATGTCGCCGTCATAAACGGGACATTCCACGGAGACACTAAACCACATACACCCACAGGTTGATGTAATGTGTAGTTTAGAAATTGGTCATCCACAGGATAAGTATGACCGTTCATACGGGTACACACTTCCGCAAAGAAGTTGAAGTTATGCGATGCACGTGGAATCAATACATTCTTGGTTTGATGAATCGGCAAACCAGTATCTAACGTTTCTAACTCTGCAATTTTTGCTACGTTTTGGTCAATTAAATCACCCAAATTGCGCATCAAACGTGCACGTTCTTTGGCAGGCGTTCTTGCCCATTTAGGTGCTGCCGCTTTTGCTGCTGCAACGGCTAAATCAATTTCAGCTTGTCCGCCACTTGCAACTTCACCAATCGCTTCCATGGTTGCAGGGTTATAGTTGGTAAATGTTTCTTGGCTTTCAACTTCTTTACCGTTAATCCAATGCTTAATCATGTCAAATTCCTTCTCTTATGCGTTTTGTGCAAAAAATTCTGTTTCAGAAATAATGTGGTTACGTAACTGCCCCACACCTTCAATCTCAACCACAACTTCATCCCCTGGGACTACATCTGACAACCCTTCTGGTGTCCCTGTCGCGATCATGTCGCCTGGTTGTAAAGTCATAAATGATGAGATGTATTCAATTAAAAATGGCACATCAAAAATCATAT
The DNA window shown above is from Acinetobacter piscicola and carries:
- a CDS encoding 5-carboxymethyl-2-hydroxymuconate Delta-isomerase, which encodes MPHFIAEYSANLEDAVDFQDLFEQVNNFLGGTGIFPLGGIRSRAIRMDKFRMADGLHDYAFVHMTLKVGSGRDLETRQRVATALFEKIEAFFQPLKDQRLLAISFEMTELDPVLNFKSNNIHQFLKNNG
- the hpaD gene encoding 3,4-dihydroxyphenylacetate 2,3-dioxygenase, with the protein product MGKLALAAKITHVPSMYLSELPGPTNGIRQAAIDGHKEIGRRCRQLGVDTIVVFDSHWLVNSAFHINAGAHFGGVYTSNELPHFIQNMEFDYDGNPELGQLMAEEICKTGIRAQAHNIESLELEYGTLVPMRYMNQDKHFKVVSVSAFLTSHDLQDSRKFGEGLLKAIEKYDGTVAVFASGSLSHRFIWDREYKRGMDEYTREWDRQVDKHVVGMWERAEWKEFTDMLPEYAEYCYGEGGMHDTAMLLGLLGWDQYDKAVEIITPAFPSSGTGQINAIFPLPDSMA
- the hpaH gene encoding 2-oxo-hept-4-ene-1,7-dioate hydratase, whose translation is MLEKAKIQELALQLDQAEKSGTQMRQFSLQYPEITIEDAYAIQKAWVAHKIANGRKLVGHKIGLTSRAMQVSSNITEPDYGALLDDMVFEEGSDIPMSRFIVPRVEVELAFILGKPLSGPNCTIFDVLDATDYVIPAIEIIDARLHNVDPETKITRKVFDTISDNAANAGIVLGGRPIKPNELDLRRISAILYRNGVIEESGVSAAVLNHPAKGVAWLANKLHPYGVTLEAGQIILGGSFTRPVAAQAGDTFHIDYDQLGSVAFRFM
- the hpaI gene encoding 4-hydroxy-2-oxoheptanedioate aldolase — translated: MLNPKNTFKQKLKTQQQIGMWVGLANSYCAEIAANAGYDWLLIDGEHAPNDIRSILEQLQVIAPYASQAVVRPVTGSVPLIKQLLDVGAQTLLIPMVESAEQAELMVSATRYPPEGIRGVGAALARASRWNNIGDYLQHAEDEICVLVQIESKKGLENLDAILAVEGIDGVFIGPADLSAALGYRGNPGHPDVQQIIVDTIAKIRQAGKAAGILSADESLAKQYLALGTEFVAVGVDTSLLMKSMKQLLGKFKNIEEKAPQGPSVY
- the hpaE gene encoding 5-carboxymethyl-2-hydroxymuconate semialdehyde dehydrogenase: MIKHWINGKEVESQETFTNYNPATMEAIGEVASGGQAEIDLAVAAAKAAAPKWARTPAKERARLMRNLGDLIDQNVAKIAELETLDTGLPIHQTKNVLIPRASHNFNFFAEVCTRMNGHTYPVDDQFLNYTLHQPVGVCGLVSPWNVPFMTATWKTAPCLALGNTAVLKMSELSPITANELGRLALEAGIPEGVFNVVQGLGSTAGDALVKHPDVRAISFTGGTATGRKIMANAGLKKYSMELGGKSPVLIFEDADLERALDAALFTIFSLNGERCTAGSRIFIQESVYDEFVKEFARRAKNIIVGDPQDPNTQVGSMITQAHYDKVTGYIKIGLEEGANMVAGGLERPLNLPAHLQKGQFIQPTVFADVDNRMRIAQEEIFGPVVCLIKFKDEADALRLANDTEYGLASYIWTQDITKAHRLAAGIEAGMVFINSQNVRDLRQPFGGVKGSGTGREGGEYSFEVFTELKNVSISMGTHHVPKWGV